From the Rhinolophus sinicus isolate RSC01 linkage group LG02, ASM3656204v1, whole genome shotgun sequence genome, one window contains:
- the SKIDA1 gene encoding SKI/DACH domain-containing protein 1 — MGDLKSGFEEVDGVRLGYLIIKGKQMFALSQVFTDLLKNIPRTTVHKRMDHLKVKKHHCDLEELRKLKAINSIAFHAAKCTLISREDVEALYTSCKTERVLKTKRRRVDRALTTKAPPPERAAAAASPRPAFWKDRHQLWRGLSGAARPLPISAQSPRPGAAAARPATHLPQIFSKYPGSHYPEIVRSPCKPPLNYETAPLQGNYVAFHSDPAYFRSLLCSKHPAAAAAAAAAAAAAAAAAAAYYQASAAGPQPKAAAAAAGAGGPVSLTYRCKRKRGGAKDCLLAPHAGARRLLLLPRSYKAKAAAAAAAAAAAAAAAGATCLERFHLVNSFCPPPHHHHHHHHHHHHHHHHHHRAQQPPQSHPHHHRQQPHPGSFPESCSSDSESSSYSDHAANDSDFGSSLSSSSNSLSSEEEEEEEEEEEEEEEEEEEEGGSGASDSSEVSSEEEDSSSESDSSSGSSQVSVQSIRFRRTSFCKPPSVQAQASFLYHLASAAAATNPAAFEDAGRLPDLKSSVKAESPEEWTLQSWAPKASPVYCPASLGTCFTEIRNDRVSAITFPHSEISSTVKRTDLTLNCLAEGASSPSPKTNNAFPQQRILREAKKCLQATPTTPGADNNTIAARFFNQDSLRAAANSEKDSKIPPCTEFATDLPSLQTDPGVEVAAATKAESPCTDTGDKTLPFLHNIKIKVEDSSANEEYEPDLIINKLKCECNDTKGEFYSVTGSKEEDPLLTTAKEGFACPEKETLSLNPLAPSQGLSCTLGSPKPEDGEYKFGARVRKNYRTLVLGKRPVLQTPPVKPNLKSARSPRPTGKSELHEGTLDDFTVINRRKKVASNVASAVKKPFNFMANFPCPPSLIIGNDGDLWPAYSLNTTKDSQPPHKAHPIWKWQLGGSAIPLPPSHKFRKFNS, encoded by the coding sequence ATGGGAGACCTGAAGTCAGGTTTTGAAGAGGTGGATGGCGTGAGGCTCGGCTACCTCATCATTAAAGGAAAGCAAATGTTTGCCCTCTCCCAAGTCTTCACGGATCTGCTGAAAAACATCCCGAGGACTACCGTGCACAAGCGTATGGATCATCTGAAAGTGAAAAAGCACCACTGCGATCTGGAGGAGTTGCGGAAACTCAAGGCCATCAACAGCATCGCCTTCCACGCCGCCAAATGCACGCTCATCTCCCGGGAAGACGTGGAAGCGCTCTACACCTCCTGCAAAACTGAGCGGGTCCTCAAGACCAAGCGCAGGAGGGTCGACCGGGCCCTGACCACAAAGGCCCCGCCGCCAGagcgcgccgccgccgccgccagcccCCGCCCGGCTTTCTGGAAGGACAGGCACCAACTTTGGCGGGGCCTGAGCGGAGCCGCGCGGCCCCTGCCAATCAGCGCGCAGTCCCCGCGCCCGGGCGCCGCCGCCGCGCGCCCAGCCACCCATCTACCTCAGATTTTTAGCAAATACCCGGGCTCGCACTACCCGGAAATCGTGCGCTCGCCTTGCAAACCCCCTCTAAACTACGAAACTGCTCCGCTCCAGGGAAACTACGTCGCTTTCCACTCGGACCCGGCTTATTTTCGGAGCCTGCTGTGCAGCAAGCacccggccgccgccgccgccgccgccgccgccgctgccgccgccgccgccgccgcggccgccTACTACCAGGCGTCGGCGGCCGGGCCCCAGCCcaaggcggcggcggcggcggcgggcgcgggCGGCCCGGTGAGCCTGACCTACCGCTGCAAGCGCAAGCGCGGGGGCGCCAAGGACTGCTTGCTTGCGCCCCACGCCGGCGCCCGccgcctgctgctgctgcccaggTCCTACAAAGCCaaggcggcggccgcggcggccgcggcggcggcggcggcggcggccgccgGGGCCACTTGCCTTGAGAGGTTCCATCTGGTTAACAGCTTCTGCCcgcctccccaccaccaccaccaccaccaccaccaccaccatcaccaccaccaccaccaccaccgggCCCAGCAGCCGCCACAGAGTCACCCTCATCACCACCGGCAGCAGCCCCATCCGGGCAGCTTTCCCGAGAGCTGCAGCAGCGACTCGGAGTCCAGCTCCTACTCGGACCACGCAGCCAACGACTCCGATTTTGGCTCCAGTTTGTCCAGCTCCAGCAACTCTCTGTCCtcggaggaagaggaggaggaggaagaggaggaggaggaagaggaggaggaggaagaggaggaggggggaagTGGGGCCTCGGATTCCAGTGAAGTCAGCTCGGAGGAGGAGGACTCGTCTTCGGAGTCGGACTCCAGCTCCGGCTCCAGCCAAGTGTCGGTGCAGAGCATCCGTTTCAGGCGCACCAGCTTCTGCAAGCCGCCCAGCGTGCAGGCACAGGCCAGCTTCCTGTACCATCTGGCCTCCGCCGCCGCTGCAACCAACCCCGCTGCTTTCGAGGATGCCGGCCGACTTCCCGATCTCAAAAGTAGTGTCAAAGCCGAGTCGCCGGAGGAGTGGACTCTGCAGAGCTGGGCCCCCAAAGCGTCTCCGGTGTACTGCCCGGCCAGCCTGGGGACTTGTTTCACAGAGATAAGGAACGATAGGGTATCTGCGATTACATTCCCACATTCTGAAATTTCCAGTACTGTAAAGAGAACTGACCTGACACTTAACTGCCTAGCGGAGGGGGCCTCTTCACCTAGCCCAAAGACAAACAATGCATTTCCACAACAAAGAATACTCCGAGAGGCTAAGAAATGCCTGCAAGCAACTCCTACTACACCCGGTGCAGATAACAACACAATAGCTGCTAGGTTCTTCAATCAGGATTCTTTACGAGCAGCCGCAAATTCAGAGAAAGATTCCAAAATCCCCCCTTGTACAGAATTTGCTACGGATTTGCCCTCTTTGCAGACTGACCCTGGGGTGGAAGTGGCAGCAGCAACGAAAGCGGAGAGTCCCTGCACTGACACAGGCGACAAGACACTGCCCTTTCTGCACAATATTAAAATCAAAGTCGAAGACAGTAGTGCTAATGAAGAATATGAACCTGACCTTATTATAAATAAGCTAAAGTGCGAGTGCAATGATACAAAGGGTGAGTTTTACAGTGTGACTGGAAGTAAAGAGGAGGACCCCTTGCTAACCACAGCCAAGGAAGGGTTTGCATGCCCTGAAAAAGAAACTCTTTCCTTAAATCCACTGGCTCCAAGTCAGGGCCTTTCATGCACTTTAGGTTCTCCAAAACCTGAGGATGGGGAATATAAATTTGGTGCCAGGGTGAGAAAAAATTACCGGACACTAGTTTTGGGAAAGCGACCTGTACTTCAGACACCTCCAGTCAAACCAAATTTGAAATCAGCTAGAAGTCCTCGTCCGACAGGTAAAAGTGAGCTACATGAAGGAACACTGGATGATTTTACAGTTATAAACAGACGCAAAAAGGTAGCCAGCAATGTAGCATCAGCAGTGAAAAAGCCATTTAATTTCATGGCAAATTTTCCTTGTCCACCATCACTCATTATTGGGAACGATGGGGATTTGTGGCCGGCATATTCCTTAAACACCACTAAGGATTCCCAACCTCCTCACAAGGCCCATCCTATCTGGAAATGGCAGCTGGGCGGTTCTGCAATACCTCTTCCACCTAGTcacaaattcaggaaatttaattCATAA